The Solanum pennellii chromosome 7, SPENNV200 DNA segment ttaaaacactAATTTGGAGTTtaaatgtatataattaatcaaTCCTAGTTTTAAGGGATACGAATATTCATTGTATCTTCAataatatatggtataaaatattaaaagtgataATATATGTAATTGTTTAAAAGTAATGGTAAAATTAGTATATATGGTAGTGATGTATGTCTAACAAAGTAGTTAtcctttatttaatttattttaatcttcACGCCTCTTTTGAATTTCATGTTCATCATAAAAGAAATGACACACTTGgttttatttaaaagtataagattcaaaaatcttttccttttttttaaattttgtatcaagtcaaaatcaataaaattgacACGGAGGACAATTTCAAGGTTGGTTTCAATCAACATGATCCAAAACATACTAGGCACACTAGAAAGCAGAATCTTCCATATAAACAaaacaagtcaaagtaagtaAAGGGTGCACTATTATGTAGCTTAAATAAAGATTTACAATcgtgtgtatatatgtatatattgtatAGAACCAATAGCCAAGAGTAGACGcaaaaaagtgaaattttttgataatacTAGCTCCTATATTGGTAACAATTAAGCCCATTTGGCTAACATAGACATGAGTCCAGCACCAAGAAGAAGTGAAATATTGGCCCCTAATTGAAGCTTTCCATTGCCTTGCATTCTTGGATTCATAAAATCGGCTGCTAAAAAATCAACTAGTGCCATATAAATCAAAATGCCAGCGGAAGCCGAATTAAATACTCCTTCCACAATAAGAGCCGTTGGACTGTTCTCATCGTAAACATTTGTTATTCCTAGTCCAATTCCTATTCCAATTGGAGTTGTGAGCGAGAAAAATAAAGCCATTATTGCGATTGTCCGACTCTTCAATTTTGCCTGCCAGAACATCCAAACTAGACTTtaagtgtctaaatgaatttataagaaaatgaattttttttagatctCTCATGTATATAAATGAAgattataaaactaaaaaaaattataagtgaCATACAAAATTAATCATCGATCGatacatttaattagttaatgtaCCAAACGCTAATGTACCGACATCTAAACTTTTGCAGTAATAACGTAGCCATTATATTGTTCATCATTGACTTGACGTAGCATGCTTTTTCTGACTTCGAATGGCAAATATTTTTGTAACTATGCATTTGGACAAAAACTCACAACACTTCACGTTCAAGACTTTGTCAAAACTTAGACAAGAAACAAGCAGTGAGTACGTAGCCTTTCTATTCACATAAATGCAATGGACCCAAAACAATCCTCATCACACCCTACATTTATATGCGTCGATTTTAGATGTGTACgtatagataattaaatttgtactttctctatttttttagcTGTCCACTTTAGAAATGACGTACATATTAAGATAGCAATAATAACAtagtgaaattataattttatccttattaattatggtttcaaaaaaatgattaaatttcgaaaattttcaagaagtctaggatataataggaaaagaaaattgtcttttcttgatttatcaaaataaacaagtatATAGAGacagttaaaagaaaaaaatatgaacaaataaataaagacagagggaatataaaattaaataaataaactattaCCTGAGCAATGCATCCACCAAGTCCCAAGCCTTcgaaaaattgatgaaaagtCAAAGCAGCAACAAGAGGCTTTATGGTTTTTGGACTTTCAGAAGCACCCAAAGCTATTCCAATAATCACAGAGTGCACTATTATCCCAAGTTCCAAAACCTGCAAGCCCCCCATAAATGTTAGTATTATTCACACACTAAAAGATAATTATACTCTCCGTTTATTTTTATTGGAGTATTATTTTAACgtataaaaaagataattatttattattttatttaaaatattaattattttattttaaaattatttactaatatcatcaattaatatgaatattatgttAAAACACTCGtatcaatcattattttctaaaattcctgtaaaatttaaaatgaacaaCGATGAATACAATAGTGTGTGATAGTGAttctttctttgaaaatataaatgtgttcAAGAATCAATAATAACATTTGActtcaattaatataaaatatctcAGATCTTTCAGTATAAAACAAAGATATAATTCTTTAGTACTTCTTTCGTTAGgtaaaactttaatataaaatatctcagatctttgaataaatataaaaaatttaattctttaatATAGTGTTTATATTAggtaaaactttattttatttaaataaataaacataaaaataaaagaatatcattcattattactattttttaaaaagaaaaaagatgtaCTTTCCTTTTACTTACTGAATATTGACTCTGACACATATTAAGTGCGATCAATTCTCATATTACCTTTCTCCCTTCCACGATCTTTACAGTGTAATCACAGCCAATATTAATAGCGTGAAGAATATACACATTTACTACACAAAATATTCGTCAGAATCGACAAATTCCACATAACTCCGCATCGAGTATACAAAATATTAGGATTTCAAATAATCATAAAGATTATTAATTCCATATATAAGTAGTTCAACTAGTTATCCTAAATTACTTGTCAAATAATTTACCTGAGAAATAACACGGTAACGGAGGAGTTCAGACTCGGAATCAACCATCATTGATCCTGAACCATGAGAGTGAGGATGAACCACTCCTCCTTCATCTCCAGACTGAGCCACCACCActccatttttcaaatttttcttaCTGTAATACGAATTTGCATAAGTATCCACCATCAGAGTCGCCAATGCAGAAACCATTGCAATAAATCCACTAAAAGGGAAATCTCCCCATGGATGTTCTGCCAAACACGGCGATGTCAAACTTTCATATGCATCAGGAAGCACATGTATAAACCCCGTTGATAAAATCACACCAGCCGCAAAAGCTTTAACTATAAAGAACAAATTCCTCTCTGGGCTTAAAGCGGGAATCGCCTTGCCCAGAACAGGAATAATCACCCCAATGGAACTCGCTACCAAAATGGAAGCCAGTGCTGCCATTTTGTACTTGAGTGcttcttttttgtttctgtCTTCATCCTCAGGATCACAAGTACAATCGCCTAATA contains these protein-coding regions:
- the LOC107024498 gene encoding zinc transporter 5-like, giving the protein MAQFKKTIFWYILLILPAIVLGDCTCDPEDEDRNKKEALKYKMAALASILVASSIGVIIPVLGKAIPALSPERNLFFIVKAFAAGVILSTGFIHVLPDAYESLTSPCLAEHPWGDFPFSGFIAMVSALATLMVDTYANSYYSKKNLKNGVVVAQSGDEGGVVHPHSHGSGSMMVDSESELLRYRVISQVLELGIIVHSVIIGIALGASESPKTIKPLVAALTFHQFFEGLGLGGCIAQAKLKSRTIAIMALFFSLTTPIGIGIGLGITNVYDENSPTALIVEGVFNSASAGILIYMALVDFLAADFMNPRMQGNGKLQLGANISLLLGAGLMSMLAKWA